From the genome of Metarhizium brunneum chromosome 4, complete sequence, one region includes:
- the NUP133 gene encoding Nucleoporin NUP133 has protein sequence MFNPTVAEGGPATATRSRRRQRPKSTDSLVQQPKAKRQRLPLTEQTFANPGAQPEMVEAVKADKVATLDSKQDSPLENFHQTPRKELNVRAKKSKHGDRAANKGDGSLVLNSTSAFTVSKLPALPDRIRSDWSGNQQADIFSNAGYALSLTATHAIVWAYNSTSQSPETFTFTLPSASKPSDPLPVGCLVSPSASSTEPGLVIVMSGSGKVVFWESISSAATFAFIKKDRSGVEHVISGMSSGEKVVAVTNAESAGFVLTFNTGRLAYMSVRDSHGRPAISVQFLRTNLSPTSGGIFGSIRHAFSHLSLRGDIAAVRADRSSRVGERNIVALTSKGKIQAWRIHRGGHNEPIGEADMRDRLVHALQENDPFSKDFPADSFEALDFTYVPKGLGPKYLELSRLSDAMATDDPLVQHLLLLVCLTRRSVSRYALLEVIMTPKDCQVGMIRPIASYSTAITASDPSQTVRPRVYLPRPALVAFAVFDRAAVIASVATPPESPDSQLRSDNHILTPSFEDVVDFQVDNIHEIVGSGFEELAPSSSHEESRSLRNKIKNPAVVLMVRGAGVVRIVTTDVDRFASEQPPQVSAKSKIEQAVFFGSQKDSPLIFNKRPDIKFTNEQIGEAALQVSHEILSSTTTYISTLPVSVEDNLVARSDALQRLMQYLNTIGADLDRQTRWNLLYNAEKMHVAALLWKLQEAFTASRAAEDKKSIIGLIVEFIHQDQKNNPIASIGEVDRVRHWFVNDIFRLEILVTFAYQVIKVLYADKLLDDIKVNILINEAVEINVTAQAGAHEFRKSHLSFYGLGKEQLRMGILREGYKNLPEPWTGCTHVASGIKRLVELCEQWLKKHEHLRDGPSEPNMPDPVIVGHIFDELPILTDAMLTSVLECARWGMANSTDRSAVEDFAKAYDTYRNDRPIALARAGKWEQAATIADKHGCLNALAVILLEHIEVLEASLEDPSLSNAEVQSLKNLRKAKTTELEDNLARYGEPFAFPVYEYLLSKHGVESVLEFDLDTLGFKTKFLRSRPELARISWINDVQQEKDVDHAANTLLDLAIQNEDQVWRKKIELSLGKLALLAEAETDSQEQTSFKIKSDDARRDERFRQVDNELIVVRIQDQLYNQIAPCTRTALDKAAALTFAVDGHSTNIPRRQKALLQLFSDGMQKLLDHQALSPMYLIDMLTLVSLKPEARDEIADPFWLALKVANISCRSGQIKQAKRLIWRRLFIRDDWAKINDTQLKDDRQVVERLAETELFAMLTDCVRYQDPRDPFRPMPPQEALGVFTDQLDSRFQGFSENEQSKLLDAMNWEDKLLNQYIEKNRLVEWVRATFEAAQIEVENTADEATRTGASAGHSSLMHGNNDKNNMMDATSALFNQS, from the exons ATGTTCAATCCCACAGTCGCAGAGGGCGGTCCAGCTACGGCGACGAGATCTCGCCGTCGTCAGCGACCCAAGAGTACCGATAGTCTTGTTCAGCAACCAAAGGCTAAGCGCCAACGCCTGCCTCTTACCGAACAAACTTTTGCTAATCCTGGAGCACAACCGGAAATggtcgaggccgtcaaggccgacaAGGTCGCCACCTTGGACTCGAAACAGGATTCTCCCTTGGAGAACTTTCATCAAACTCCTCGGAAAGAGCTTAATGTGCGAGCGAAAAAGTCAAAACATGGAGATCGTGCCGCAAACAAGGGTGACGGGAGTCTCGTCCTC AATAGCACGAGCGCATTCACAGTTTCGAAACTGCCCGCATTACCGGATCGAATTCGCTCCGACTGGTCAG GGAACCAACAAGCTGACATATTTTCCAACGCCGGATACGCCTTGAGTCTGACGGCTACCCATGCCATTGTATGGGCTTACAACTCGACGTCTCAGTCTCCCGAAACATTCACATTCACCTTGCCATCCGCATCAAAACCAAGCGATCCCCTACCCGTAGGGTGTCTGGTCTCGCCGTCTGCATCTTCAACAGAACCGGGTCTCGTCATTGTCATGTCTGGAAGCGGCAAGGTGGTCTTTTGGGAATCGATATCAAGCGCTGCAACTTTCGCCTTCATCAAGAAAGACCGATCTGGAGTTGAACACGTCATCTCGGGCATGTCCTCAGGCGAAAAGGTTGTCGCAGTAACCAATGCTGAATCCGCCGGTTTTGTCCTGACCTTCAATACCGGGAGATTGGCGTACATGAGTGTTCGAGACAGCCATGGACGGCCCGCCATCTCTGTGCAGTTCTTGCGAACGAACCTTTCGCCGACTTCGGGTGGCATCTTTGGAAGCATACGGCATGCCTTTTCTCACTTATCACTTCGGGGCGACATTGCCGCTGTCCGGGCCGACAGATCTTCGCGCGTTGGGGAACGAAACATTGTTGCGCTCACAAGCAAGGGCAAAATCCAAGCCTGGAGGATTCACCGAGGAGGCCATAATGAACCAATTGGAGAAGCAGACATGCGAGATCGACTGGTACACGCACTTCAGGAAAATGATCCCTTCAGCAAAGATTTCCCGGCCGACTCGTTCGAAGCCTTGGACTTTACCTATGTGCCCAAGGGACTTGGCCCCAAATATTTGGAACTCAGCAGGCTGAGCGACGCAATGGCAACTGATGATCCATTAGTTCAACATCTTTTGCTGTTGGTGTGCCTCACTAGGCGCAGTGTTTCGAGATATGCACTTCTGGAGGTCATTATGACTCCTAAGGATTGCCAGGTGGGAATGATTCGCCCAATTGCTTCATATTCTACAGCCATCACCGCTTCGGATCCGAGTCAGACTGTAAGACCTCGTGTGTACCTGCCTCGACCTGCTCTGGTAGCATTTGCAGTGTTCGACCGTGCTGCAGTAATTGCATCTGTCGCCACTCCTCCCGAATCTCCAGACTCACAGTTACGTTCGGACAACCACATCTTGACACCTTCATTTGAGGATGTGGTAGACTTCCAGGTAGACAACATTCATGAAATTGTTGGCTCCGGGTTTGAAGAACTGGCACCATCCTCCAGCCATGAAGAGAGCCGATCTCTGCGGAACAAAATCAAGAATCCGGCTGTGGTGCTCATGGTGCGCGGCGCAGGTGTTGTGCGCATCGTCACGACAGATGTCGATAGGTTCGCTAGCGAACAGCCTCCGCAAGTATCTGCTAAGAGCAAGATAGAGCAGGCTGTTTTCTTCGGGTCTCAGAAAGACAGCCCTCTCATATTTAACAAGCGACCGGACATTAAGTTTACTAACGAGCAGATCGGCGAGGCCGCTCTTCAAGTCAGCCACGAGATACTCAGCTCTACGACCACCTACATATCAACACTTCCAGTCTCCGTAGAGGACAATCTTGTGGCCCGTTCCGATGCTTTACAAAGACTCATGCAGTACCTCAACACTATTGGCGCTGACCTCGATCGCCAGACCCGGTGGAACCTTCTCTATAACGCAGAAAAGATGCACGTTGCAGCCTTGCTTTGGAAGCTTCAGGAAGCCTTCACTGCCTCTAGAGCTGCCGAAGACAAGAAGAGCATTATTGGTTTGATTGTCGAATTCATCCATCAAGATCAGAAAAATAACCCCATTGCCAGTATTGGAGAGGTCGATCGCGTGCGCCATTGGTTTGTCAACGACATTTTCAGGCTGGAGATACTAGTCACCTTTGCATACCAAGTTATCAAAGTTCTTTACGCCGACAAGCTTCTGGATGATATAAAGGTGAATATTCTCATCAATGAGGCTGTAGAGATCAACGTCACAGCACAGGCCGGAGCACACGAATTCCGCAAAAGTCATCTCTCATTTTACGGCTTGGGCAAGGAACAACTACGAATGGGCATCCTGCGAGAGGGCTACAAGAATCTACCAGAACCTTGGACAGGTTGCACGCACGTGGCAAGTGGCATTAAACGCCTGGTAGAGTTGTGTGAACAGTGGCTCAAGAAGCATGAACACCTGCGAGACGGACCAAGCGAGCCAAACATGCCGGACCCGGTCATTGTGGGCCACATTTTTGACGAGCTGCCAATCTTGACAGATGCTATGCTTACATCCGTCTTGGAGTGCGCAAGATGGGGAATGGCCAATTCTACCGACAGAAGCGCGGTTGAAGACTTTGCCAAGGCGTACGATACCTACCGAAATGACAGGCCGATTGCTCTCGCCCGAGCGGGTAAATGGGAGCAAGCTGCTACGATTGCCGACAAGCACGGATGCCTCAACGCCCTGGCCGTGATTCTGCTTGAGCACATAGAAGTTTTGGAAGCCAGTTTGGAAGACCCTTCACTGTCTAATGCGGAGGTTCAGAGCCTGAAAAATTTGAGAAAAGCCAAGACAACAGAGCTGGAGGACAACTTGGCTAGATACGGAGAGCCTTTTGCCTTTCCCGTTTACGAGTATTTGCTCAGCAAACATGGTGTTGAGTCGGTCCTGGAATTCGATCTAGACACTCTTGGCTTCAAGACCAAATTCCTCCGGAGCCGCCCAGAGCTCGCTCGAATTTCCTGGATCAACGACGTTCAACAGGAAAAGGATGTGGATCACGCTGCCAACACTTTGCTTGACCTGGCTATCCAGAATGAAGACCAAGTGTGGAGGAAGAAAATTGAACTCAGTCTGGGCAAGCTTGCACTTTTGGCCGAGGCTGAGACTGACTCTCAGGAGCAAACTTCATTCAAGATCAAGTCCGATGATGCGCGCCGCGACGAACGCTTTCGCCAAGTGGACAATGAGCTCATCGTAGTACGGATCCAAGACCAACTGTACAATCAGATCGCTCCATGCACACGTACTGCCCTGGACAAAGCTGCTGCACTGACATTTGCTGTCGACGGGCACAGCACCAATATTCCTCGACGGCAAAAGGCCCTCCTTCAGCTATTTTCTGATGGAATGCAGAAACTGCTGGATCATCAGGCACTTAGTCCCATGTATCTCATTGACATGTTGACCCTCGTGTCTTTGAAGCCGGAGGCTAGGGATGAGATCGCCGATCCGTTCTGGCTGGCTCTGAAAGTGGCTAATATCAGTTGCCGCTCTGGTCAAATCAAACAAGCCAAAAGACTTATCTGGAGAAGGTTGTTCATCCGAGATGACTGGGCCAAAATCAACGATACTCAACTAAAGGACGACCGTCAGGTTGTTGAACGACTCGCCGAGACTGAACTTTTTGCCATGCTGACGGACTGCGTTCGATACC AGGACCCTCGAGATCCCTTCCGTCCTATGCCGCCCCAGGAGGCCCTCGGCGTCTTCACGGACCAACTAGACAGCCGCTTCCAGGGCTTTTCTGAGAATGAGCAGTCCAAGCTTCTAGATGCAATGAACTGGGAGGACAAGCTTCTTAATCAGTACATTGAAAAGAACCGCTTGGTAGAGTGGGTCCGAGCAACATTCGAAGCCGCGCAAATCGAGGTAGAAAATACCGCCGATGAAGCTACACGAACAGGAGCTTCTGCAGGTCATTCATCATTGATGCACGGCAACAACGACAAGAACAACATGATGGACGCCACATCCGCCTTGTTCAACCAGTCTTAG
- the Afg1l gene encoding AFG1-like ATPase, giving the protein MRRFSTAVTITDPLVKYQTLVKTGIYSPDPAQHRLARHLRDIYLRIKDYSPQIEYRQRLTQVARLTESRIPNDEEAGNILALRSHSIWRNPLFKHLIPSAAADRDSLALTRVLSDHEAAIEIGSPRGLFLSGEVGTGKSMLLDLLADGLPTECKRRWHFNTFMLYVFAQLDKYRESQINSSGADSEFSLVWMAKKLVDESPILFLDEFQLPDRAASKILSHLFIAFFQLGGVLVASSNRMPEELQRATGIHYAPASPKGLMGKIFGGSTRYKGELYGQSSDFANFLDVLKARCDFWQMEGATDWRRRESTDCSKTSIVSTPTSTGLAGATDDDNTTSHHDLTTRNIPYNYFLYDSQNTHKFEKRIEETIGWNNSAQMPWRPSALIVYGRQVLTPKHHDGTVLWTFNHLVESFGPADYITMASSYHTFIIDQVPILTVPQKNEARRFITLLDALYEARCKLIIRAQSPPDDLFFPQNEPLTSPRSKDSQPDGDATYSETIAEVYQDQMAPFRPNVSYYDTKASTSKYDPDQDSDFGLQKQSINFGNTGAFTGEDERFAYKRAISRLWELCSATWHARTGSWWQPLPLEARHWEGGVASQPVQTSVSSKKPDTGERMGDSMEIDVAGLSKWKVDDLRKQSDSEK; this is encoded by the coding sequence ATGAGGCGATTCTCAACAGCAGTTACCATTACTGATCCTTTGGTAAAATACCAGACGCTTGTCAAAACCGGCATATATTCCCCGGACCCCGCCCAACACAGGTTGGCACGCCACTTGAGGGACATATATCTTCGCATCAAAGACTATTCACCCCAGATAGAATACCGCCAAAGGCTGACACAAGTTGCGCGCCTCACGGAGTCCAGGATCCCAAACGACGAAGAAGCAGGCAATATTCTTGCCCTGCGAAGCCACAGCATATGGCGCAATCCCCTGTTCAAACATCTCATCCCCAGTGCCGCCGCAGACCGCGACAGCCTCGCTCTCACTCGAGTGCTTAGTGACCACGAAGCCGCCATAGAGATAGGTTCTCCCAGGGGTTTATTCCTCTCAGGAGAGGTGGGCACAGGTAAATCCATGCTCCTCGACCTATTGGCAGACGGATTACCCACGGAATGTAAACGAAGATGGCACTTTAACACGTTTATGCTGTACGTATTTGCGCAGCTCGACAAGTACAGAGAATCACAAATCAACTCTTCTGGCGCTGATTCAGAGTTCTCATTGGTTTGGATGGCAAAAAAACTCGTCGACGAGTCTCCCATCCTCTTCCTGGACGAATTTCAGTTGCCTGACCGGGCAGCCAGCAAGATCCTCAGCCACCTTTTCATAGCATTCTTCCAACTAGGTGGCGTCCTTGTTGCATCGTCAAATCGAATGCCGGAAGAATTGCAAAGAGCAACGGGCATTCATTACGCTCCTGCCTCTCCAAAGGGATTGATGGGCAAGATTTTTGGCGGAAGCACGCGATATAAAGGGGAGCTTTATGGCCAGAGCAGCGACTTTGCCAACTTTCTTGACGTTTTAAAAGCCAGGTGTGATTTCTGGCAGATGGAGGGAGCCACAGattggagaagaagagagagcaCCGACTGTTCGAAAACATCCATCGTCAGCACTCCAACCAGCACAGGACTGGCTGGCGCAACAGACGATGACAATACCACGAGTCACCACGACTTAACCACGCGCAACATACCATACAACTACTTCTTATATGACAGCCAGAATACCCACAAATTCGAAAAACGGATCGAAGAAACCATTGGGTGGAACAATTCGGCACAGATGCCATGGAGGCCGTCCGCCCTAATCGTATACGGTCGGCAGGTCCTCACCCCCAAACACCACGACGGCACTGTACTTTGGACCTTTAATCACCTCGTCGAATCATTCGGTCCAGCAGACTACATTACAATGGCCTCATCCTACCACACCTTCATTATCGACCAAGTCCCCATCCTAACAGTGCCGCAAAAAAACGAAGCCCGCCGATTCATCACACTCCTTGACGCCCTTTACGAAGCCCGCTGCAAACTTATCATCCGGGCACAGAGCCCACCTGATGATCTCTTCTTCCCACAAAACGAACCCCTCACAAGCCCCAGATCCAAGGACAGTCAACCCGACGGCGACGCAACCTACTCTGAGACCATTGCTGAAGTCTACCAGGACCAAATGGCCCCCTTCCGACCCAACGTGTCATACTACGACACCAAAGCATCCACGTCAAAATACGATCCCGATCAAGACTCCGACTTTGGTCTGCAAAAGCAGAGTATCAATTTCGGCAACACTGGTGCGTTCACGGGTGAAGATGAGCGATTCGCTTACAAACGCGCCATCTCACGACTGTGGGAGCTGTGCAGCGCGACGTGGCACGCCAGGACAGGATCTTGGTGGCAGCCGCTCCCTCTCGAGGCTAGGCACTGGGAAGGCGGCGTAGCCTCGCAGCCAGTCCAAACGAGCGTCTCATCGAAGAAGCCAGATACAGGTGAAAGAATGGGCGACAGCATGGAAATAGACGTGGCTGGGCTGTCCAAGTGGAAAGTAGACGATTTACGCAAACAATCCGACAGCGAGAAATAA
- the Trappc2l gene encoding Trafficking protein particle complex subunit 2-like protein, translating into MTTAIPSIACLGVIGRNNNPLHVSIFPSHDAATNTFTPIRSPLQFSLLLSSTIDVFELRAKANAASGVGLSGDVGLLHAIDDRLAAYGYETNTGVRMVCVVDMRGRRIEAAGGRQAAAGLRETELKPVFRAMQSAYVRLLQNPFYEPDEHAPLGGAGGKRIVSRRFDSDMRRIGEAWTPGVTSL; encoded by the exons ATGACGACCGCAATCCCCTCCATCGCCTGCCTGGGCGTCATCGGCCGCAAC AACAACCCGCTGCACGTCTCCATCTTCCCCTCGCACGACGCCGCAACCAACACGTTCACGCCGATCCGCAGCCCGCTCCAGTTctcgctcctcctctcctcgaCAATCGACGTCTTCGAGCTCCGCGCCAAGGCAAACGCCGCGTCGGGCGTCGGGCTCTCCGGCGACGTCGGCCTGCTCCACGCCATCGACGACCGGCTCGCCGCGTACGGGTACGAGACCAACACAGGCGTGCGGATGGTGTGCGTCGTCGACATGCGCGGCAGGAGGATAGAAGCCGCGGGCGGGAGGCAGGCCGCCGCGGGCCTGCGTGAGACGGAGCTGAAGCCCGTGTTTCGCGCCATGCAGAGCGCCTACGTGCGGCTGCTGCAGAACCCCTTTTACGAGCCGGATGAGCATGCGCCGTTGGGGGGTGCCGGTGGCAAGAGGATCGTGAGCAGGAGGTTCGACAGCGATATGAGGAGGATTGGGGAGGCGTGGACGCCGGGTGTGACTAGTTTGTGA
- the fabD gene encoding Malonyl CoA-acyl carrier protein transacylase, whose translation MQRLSSSAFRPRWRRATVKTQGERLSPRVNATLAGEDDAYWHERRWMSMGSRRPRRPRTAIFFPGQGTQKVGMLTPWLEAFPSTARELIQQVDHYAGFKLSDVIQNGPSKVLTQTTNAQPAIMATSIVILKILEREFNFKVADNFDMTLGHSLGEFAALVAGGYITFQDSLYLVKRRAAAMSDATKKAIQDYGGEYGMVAIITEPEYLRGLIAAIHDFVGHSSAGSKGESSEHVPPIEQVLIANINSKNQIVLSGNLERITTLMAHVRQFLGHDPRAVRLHSDSPFHSPIMKPAVAVMQSLLEDKSRVPGREGEDIITFPGDIPCISNVTARPFRSKEQLKELLARGCLETVRWWDSIRYLDQQEKVRRWVGIGPGKVGRNLVGKEVGMRGKDSVKGGGVWAITDPSDIDEVLRGLEETAGGDDE comes from the exons ATGCAGCGCCTTAGTAGCAGCGCATTCCGCCCCCGATGGCGGCGTGCAACAGTCAAGACGCAGGGTGAGCGCCTGTCTCCACGGGTCAACGCGACTCTCGCGGGAGAAGATGACGCATACTGGCACGAGCGACGATGGATGTCTATGGGCTCGAGGAGGCCCAGGAGGCCGCGGACGGCCATCTTCTTTCCGG GCCAAGGAACCCAAAAGGTCGGCATGCTAACTCCATGGCTCGAGGCCTTCCCATCGACGGCACGCGAACTCATTCAACAAGTCGACCATTACGCCGGCTTCAAGCTCTCCGACGTCATCCAAAACGGGCCGTCCAAGGTCCTCACGCAGACCACCAACGCCCAgcccgccatcatggccacatccatcgtcatcctcaagATCCTCGAGCGCGAGTTCAACTTCAAGGTCGCCGACAACTTCGACATGACCCTCGGCCACTCCCTCGGCGAAtttgccgccctcgtcgccggcggaTACATCACCTTCCAGGACAGCCTGTACCTCGTCAAGCGGCGcgcggcggccatgtcggACGCGACCAAGAAGGCCATACAGGACTACGGCGGGGAGTACGGCATGGTAGCCATCATCACGGAGCCCGAGTACCTGCGGGGCCTGatcgccgccatccacgACTTCGTGGGCCACTCGAGCGCGGGGAGCAAGGGCGAGAGCAGCGAGCACGTCCCGCCCATTGAGCAGGtgctcatcgccaacatcaaCAGCAAGAACCAGATCGTGCTGAGCGGCAACCTTGAGCGCATCACGACGCTCATGGCGCACGTGCGGCAGTTTCTGGGCCACGACCCGCGGGCGGTGCGCCTGCACAGCGACAGCCCGTTTCACAGCCCCATCATGAAGCCGGCCGTTGCCGTGATGCAGTCGCTGCTGGAGGACAAGAGCCGCGTTCCGGggcgggagggggaggaCATCATCACGTTTCCCGGAGACATTCCGTGCATAAGCAACGTCACGGCGAGGCCGTTTCGGAGCAAGGAGCAGCTGAAGGAGCTGCTGGCGAGGGGGTGCCTCGAGACGGTCCGCTGGTGGGACAGTATTCGGTATTTGGACCAGCAGGAAAAAGTTCGTCGGTGGGTTGGGATAGGGCCGGGCAAGGTTGGCCGGAATCTGGTAGGGAAGGAGGTCGGCATGAGGGGGAAGGACTCGGTCAAGGGGGGAGGAGTCTGGGCCATTACGGATCCGAGTGACATCGACGAGGTGTTGAGGGGGTTGGAGGAGAcggctggtggtgacgatgagTAG
- the AP3M1 gene encoding AP-3 complex subunit mu-1: protein MNGLIEALHIYDDNRFEYHDPLTPSASAKRPRKPILSHTYTGRPLSAKHLLPLYLEHPVPRPNLIYLPNASPATLIFSLTHANLLFLATSSTEIEPLLVIEFLHRAIDAFEDIIAAPLLASEIERNYHVAAQILTEMCDAGTINTTEPNALKENVEMEGLLDKIFGGFNLPSKTPISLNLSNTPALPWRSANVRHTSNEMYADVIETLSVTLAPSGRPLAAFANGSIVFTAKVSGVPDITVNLSSPSGKHNVGGIMELPVFHPCVRLNTWKERPGELSFIPPDGRFILAGYEVDLLPFTSGKSGSLSANNLKLPVNLEMKTGLGPAGLEFEVRLQVNKILGSQSTSGPGQFGRGIGSGRVGPPHAGSPGAPLLEGLSVTIPLPEDVRNLSDIRPSRGDASFNPGERVLEWQVPTKELSGSTSSLALRCTVVGPIDDEVQDFDPSGFAFNHDYSYNEPYQSAPAKAGGKTGNSHEQDAKKVAQNKILMPSSASVSFTVKGWLASGLKVDSILLDSRKSRGMAEGVKPYKGVKYLTVSKGGVEMRC from the exons ATGAACGGCCTTATTGAGGCGCTGCACATATACGACGATAACAGGTTCGAATACCATGACCCATTGACACCTTCTGCCAGTGCTAAGAGACCTAGGAAGCCCATCTTGTCGCATACCTACACCGGCCGACCTCTCTCCGCCAAGCACCTGCTGCCCCTCTATCTCGAGCACCCAGTTCCCAGGCCGAACTTGATATATCTTCCCAATGCCAGTCCGGCCACTCTCATCTTCAGTCTAACCCATGCGAACCTTTTATTCCTAGCGACCTCTTCTACCGAAATAGAACCGCTTCTTGTTATCGAGTTTCTCCACCGCGCAATCGACGCCTTCGAAGACATCATTGCCGCCCCGCTTCTCGCGTCCGAGATTGAGAGGAACTACCATGTAGCGGCACAGATTCTCACGGAAATGTGTGACGCGGGGACGATAAACACTACCGAGCCTAATGCTCTGAAGGAAAACGTCGAAATGGAGGGCTTGTTGGACAAGATTTTCGGTGGCTTTAACTTGCCTAG CAAAACACCcataagcttaaatttatCCAATACGCCCGCCTTACCGTGGCGAAGTGCCAACGTACGACACACCTCCAACGAGATGTACGCCGATGTCATTGAGACTCTTTCTGTGACTCTTGCGCCGTCGGGACGGCCGCTGGCAGCATTTGCAAATGGGTCCATTGTGTTTACGGCAAAGGTTTCCGGCGTACCGGATATTACTGTGAACCTGAGCAGTCCGTCGGGGAAGCATAATGttggcggcatcatggaGCTGCCCGTTTTTCACCCGTGCGTTCGTCTGAATACATGGAAGGAGAGGCCGGGTGAACTGAGCTTTATACCGCCTGATGGCCGGTTCATCTTGGCGGGGTACGAGGTTGATTTGCTGCCGTTTACCAGCGGCAAGAGTGGAAGTTTAAGCGCGAATAATCTCAAGCTACCTGTCAacttggagatgaagaccGGACTGGGCCCTGCGGGGTTGGAGTTTGAAGTCAGACTGCAAGTGAACAAGATTCTTGGCAGCCAGTCTACCTCTGGTCCCGGCCAATTTGGACGAGGAATCGGGTCAGGACGAGTTGGACCGCCTCATGCGGGGTCACCTGGCGCGCCGCTGCTAGAAGGGCTCAGCGTCACGATCCCGCTACCCGAAGACGTGAGAAACCTCTCCGATATTCGACCGAGCAGAGGAGACGCCAGCTTCAACCCCGGAGAAAGAGTTCTCGAGTGGCAGGTCCCCACCAAGGAGCTATCTGGATCGACTTCATCGCTTGCACTCCGCTGCACAGTGGTTGGGCCAATAGATGACGAAGTACAGGACTTTGACCCCAGCGGGTTTGCATTCAACCATGACTACTCCTATAATGAGCCATATCAAAGCGCGCCGGCCAAGGCGGGAGGCAAGACGGGTAACAGCCACGAGCAGGACGCGAAGAAGGTGGCGCAAAACAAGATTCTGATGCCGAGCTCAGCGTCAGTGAGCTTTACGGTGAAGGGGTGGCTTGCGAGCGGATTGAAGGTGGATAGTATTTTGCTGGATTCAAGGAAAAGTAGGGGCATGGCTGAAGGCGTAAAGCCGTACAAAGGGGTCAAGTATCTGACCGTTAGCAAGGGGGGCGTAGAGATGCGGTGTTAG
- the rrp4 gene encoding Exosome complex component rrp4, protein MPITILKPQAASRRPLSSLVAEPDSDSDPDSPGGVDIEGDVSMGGTKRRHSIDADEILTPGTIITSNPQWMRGHGTYLPASTQSITSSLAGTLTKTNKLLSVRPLRARYTPEIGDLVVGRITEVQAKRWRVDVAASQLAILQISAINLPGGILRKRTETDELQIRSFFSEGDLVVAEVQQLHQDGAASLHTRSLKYGKLRNGVFVSVSGTGGGGGVVRSKRQVWTMEGANAAGKIDVLLGVNGYIWISKHLDSEVAAEAAGINRMEESVSSRVYSSQNDDIDVATMREIVRVRCVILALVENGVRVDEDMVERGYMEAVEMAREDEGDDLYLGGDKGSRLAAILAGR, encoded by the exons ATGCCCATCACCATCCTCAAACCACAAGCCGCCTCCCGCCGCCCACTCTCATCCCTCGTCGCAGAGCccgactccgactccgacCCCGACTCccccggcggcgtcgacatcgAAGGCGACGTCTCCATGGGCGGGACCAAGCGAAGGCACAGCATAGACGCAGACGAGATCCTCACCCccggcaccatcatcacatcCAACCCCCAGTGGATGCG CGGCCACGGGACATATCTGCCCGCCTCGACGCAGTCCATAACCTCCTCCCTAGCCGGCACGCtcaccaagaccaacaagcTCCTCTCGGTGCGGCCCCTGCGCGCGCGCTACACCCCCGAGATAggcgacctcgtcgtcggccgcaTCACCGAGGTGCAAGCCAAGCGGTGGCGCGTCGACGTGGCCGCCAGCCAGCTCGCCATCCTGCAGATCAGCGCCATCAACCTCCCCGGCGGCATCCTCCGCAAGCGCACCGAGACGGACGAGCTCCAGATCcgctccttcttctccgagggcgacctcgtcgtcgccgaggtCCAGCAGCTGCACCAGGACGGCGCCGCCTCGCTGCACACCCGCTCCCTCAAGTACGGCAAGCTGCGCAACGGCGTCTTCGTGAGCGTCTCGggcaccggcggcggcggcggcgtcgtcagGTCGAAGCGCCAGGTGTGGACCATGGAGGGCGCCAACGCCGCGGGCAAGATTGACGTGCTGCTGGGCGTCAACGGGTACATCTGGATCAGCAAGCACCTCGACAGCGAGGTggccgccgaggcggcggggaTCAACCGCATGGAGGAGAGCGTCAGCAGCAGGGTGTACTCCAGCCAGAATGACGACATCGACGTGGCTACCATGAGGGAGATTGTGAGGGTGAGGTGTGTGATTCTAGCGCTTGTTGAGAACGGCGTGCGGGTGGATGAGGATATGGTCGAGAGGGGGTATATGGAGGCTGTGGAGATGGCGAGGGAGGATGAGGGTGATGATTTGTATCTGGGAGGCGACAAGGGCTCTCGGCTGGCTGCCATTTTGGCCGGTCGTTGA